In the genome of Flavobacterium panacagri, one region contains:
- a CDS encoding helix-turn-helix domain-containing protein, giving the protein MSSNIRITKICQFCNSEFTAKTIKTKFCSLACGSRSYKKRSRENKKEAARLQRESINNAEIQRIGELDFLSIDEASIFIGISRRTLYRAISRKELKAGKFGSRTFIERSDIGQFVENMHQTCTSEGSERIFPGIENCYSMYEAQIKFKVSPSALYGILKRKGILKYNEGKFVYAAKRDLDELFNIERHE; this is encoded by the coding sequence ATGAGTTCAAACATTAGGATTACCAAAATCTGCCAGTTCTGTAATAGTGAATTTACGGCAAAAACAATCAAAACAAAATTCTGCTCCCTCGCCTGCGGGAGTAGGAGCTACAAAAAAAGGAGCAGGGAAAATAAAAAAGAGGCAGCAAGACTGCAAAGGGAATCGATTAATAATGCTGAGATTCAAAGGATTGGAGAACTTGACTTTCTCAGCATTGATGAAGCCAGTATTTTTATAGGAATAAGCAGAAGAACCCTTTACAGAGCCATATCTAGAAAAGAACTTAAAGCAGGTAAGTTTGGTTCAAGAACTTTTATCGAGCGGTCAGATATCGGTCAGTTTGTAGAAAATATGCATCAAACCTGCACATCCGAAGGATCCGAAAGGATATTTCCTGGAATTGAAAACTGCTATAGCATGTACGAAGCGCAGATAAAATTTAAGGTTTCCCCTTCGGCTTTGTATGGCATACTGAAGAGAAAAGGAATCTTGAAATACAATGAAGGCAAGTTTGTGTATGCTGCCAAGAGAGATTTAGATGAATTATTTAACATTGAGCGCCATGAGTAA
- the mnmE gene encoding tRNA uridine-5-carboxymethylaminomethyl(34) synthesis GTPase MnmE: protein MINQDSIVALATPSGAGAIAIIRISGAEAISIGNSVFKSIKNKDLTKQKTHTLHLGHIIDGKKTLDEVLVSVFKGPNSYTGEDTIEISCHGSTYIQQQIIQLLLRKGCRMADAGEFTLRAFLNGKLDLSQAEAVADLISSDNEASHQIAMQQMRGGFSNEIAKLREELLNFASLIELELDFAEEDVEFADRTQFHELLNRIEFVLKRLIDSFAVGNVIKNGIPVAIVGEPNVGKSTLLNALLNEERAIVSDIAGTTRDTIEDELVIGGIGFRFIDTAGIRDTKDVVESIGIKKTFEKIDQAQVVIYLFDGLKFQTSSSDFVSEIEQIKNKYPLKPLLIVVNKKDILSPDEVQNITSKLENLNAKLLLISAKEKVGVEDLKNELLSFVNTGALRNNETIVTNTRHYDSLLKALDEIQKVKFGLESGLSSDLMALDIREALYQFGLITGQVSNDELLGNIFANFCIGK, encoded by the coding sequence ATGATAAATCAAGATTCTATAGTTGCTTTAGCTACGCCTTCTGGAGCTGGAGCTATTGCCATAATTCGAATTTCTGGAGCCGAGGCCATTTCCATTGGAAATTCGGTTTTTAAATCTATTAAAAACAAAGATTTAACGAAACAGAAAACACATACACTTCATCTGGGACATATTATTGACGGAAAGAAAACGCTTGATGAGGTTTTGGTTTCGGTATTTAAAGGGCCAAACTCCTATACAGGAGAAGATACTATTGAGATCTCTTGTCACGGATCAACTTACATTCAGCAGCAGATTATTCAGTTGTTATTGAGAAAAGGCTGTAGAATGGCTGATGCAGGAGAATTTACACTTCGTGCTTTCTTAAATGGAAAGTTAGATCTATCGCAGGCAGAAGCTGTTGCCGATTTGATTTCGTCTGATAATGAAGCTTCCCACCAAATTGCAATGCAGCAAATGCGAGGCGGATTTAGTAATGAAATTGCTAAACTTCGTGAAGAACTCTTGAATTTTGCTTCTTTAATCGAATTAGAATTGGATTTTGCAGAAGAAGATGTAGAATTTGCTGATCGAACTCAGTTTCATGAATTATTGAATAGAATTGAATTCGTTTTAAAACGCTTGATTGATTCGTTCGCCGTTGGAAATGTGATTAAAAACGGAATTCCAGTTGCCATTGTTGGAGAACCTAATGTTGGAAAGTCGACTTTGCTGAATGCCTTATTAAATGAAGAAAGAGCCATTGTTTCGGATATTGCAGGAACAACTCGTGACACCATCGAAGATGAGTTGGTCATTGGCGGCATCGGTTTTAGATTTATTGATACTGCCGGAATACGAGATACAAAAGATGTTGTAGAAAGCATAGGAATCAAAAAAACTTTCGAAAAAATAGACCAAGCGCAGGTTGTGATTTATTTATTCGACGGATTGAAATTCCAGACATCAAGTTCTGATTTTGTTTCAGAAATTGAACAAATCAAGAATAAATATCCATTAAAACCTCTTTTGATTGTAGTCAATAAAAAAGATATTTTATCTCCTGATGAAGTACAGAATATCACAAGTAAACTGGAAAATTTAAATGCAAAACTATTATTGATTTCTGCAAAAGAAAAAGTAGGAGTGGAGGATTTAAAGAATGAATTGTTATCTTTTGTCAATACTGGAGCACTTAGAAACAATGAAACAATTGTAACTAATACAAGACATTATGATTCTTTATTAAAAGCTTTAGATGAAATTCAGAAAGTAAAATTCGGTTTAGAATCAGGTCTTTCAAGTGATCTTATGGCGTTAGATATTCGCGAAGCTTTATATCAATTTGGACTTATTACTGGTCAGGTCTCAAACGACGAATTGCTGGGGAATATTTTTGCTAATTTCTGCATCGGCAAATAG
- a CDS encoding universal stress protein has translation MKKILFPTDFSDAATNAFVHALEFAKVVKAELILLHTFEIPVYDSQFFPENYASIYSSIELAKFEMFKDEIPKLRAIATERKLDDIVIKHRLMDGDLIYNLKNAVEEDQVDFVIMGTTGVSDWTKFFTGSNTSSVISGVEVPVLCVPVDAKYKKVKTIGFTTRYREKDKKELKKILKIAKKTDAKVKSLYVKTSNSDVSDTTIKEWEKEFANENVEFLVLPSDDVKETITDFILYKDIDILTTITHKRSFFESLFDSSFSKKISKEVSIPVLIMHED, from the coding sequence ATGAAAAAGATATTATTCCCTACCGATTTCTCTGATGCTGCTACAAATGCATTTGTTCATGCTTTAGAATTTGCTAAAGTTGTAAAAGCCGAATTGATCTTGCTTCATACATTTGAGATTCCTGTTTACGACAGCCAGTTCTTTCCAGAGAATTATGCTTCTATATACAGTTCAATTGAATTAGCAAAATTTGAAATGTTCAAAGATGAAATTCCAAAATTGCGTGCTATTGCCACTGAGCGAAAATTAGACGATATTGTAATTAAACACCGTTTGATGGATGGTGATCTGATCTATAATCTTAAAAATGCAGTCGAAGAAGATCAAGTCGATTTTGTAATCATGGGAACCACTGGTGTTTCTGACTGGACAAAATTCTTCACAGGCTCTAATACCAGTTCTGTAATTTCTGGTGTTGAAGTTCCGGTTCTATGCGTACCAGTTGACGCTAAATACAAAAAAGTAAAAACAATTGGCTTTACTACCCGTTACCGCGAAAAAGACAAAAAAGAACTGAAAAAAATCTTGAAAATCGCTAAAAAAACAGATGCTAAAGTCAAAAGTTTATATGTAAAAACATCTAATTCTGATGTTTCTGATACCACCATTAAAGAATGGGAAAAAGAATTTGCCAACGAAAATGTCGAGTTTTTAGTTTTGCCAAGTGATGATGTAAAAGAGACCATTACCGATTTTATTCTTTACAAAGACATTGACATCCTAACTACAATTACTCATAAAAGATCATTCTTTGAGAGTCTTTTCGATTCAAGTTTCAGTAAAAAAATATCTAAGGAAGTTTCCATTCCTGTATTGATTATGCATGAAGATTAA
- a CDS encoding MutS-related protein, translating into MKAYQDKIEIYSELYHKTNKKYNSISLLRLLSIFLLLFFMFHYIKTDEILYVILAVLSFAGFIFLMKIHSRLSFQKLFADTLLKINQNEITFLKREKTPFENGVEFIDFHHPYAYDLDIFGEHSLFQNLNRTSTFIGKKTLANLLLHTLSETEILENQEAVKELKDKLDWRQEFQALGIISQDSKTSYEAINYWASFKNNSLPKVLNALSFILPALFFGTLAAYFITSKAIILSYLTYIFIANLIVLGRAVKRIQSEIAKADNVDKIIKQYSLLIEKIENESFQSKKLIDLQKKLVFKNTKASQHLKQLSELFSRMDTINNFVTATLFNGTFLFNLHVLKALLKWKENYSSEIKHWISIIGEVEALNSLANLAYNNTDFVFPEINSEYKIEFKNLSHPLLNPATRIGNDTNFHPLSFVILTGSNMSGKSTFLRSLGINMVLGGIGSVVCASEAKIHPLPVLVSMRLSDSLSDSESYFFAEIKRLKQIMDALENQPAFVLLDEILRGTNSDDKRNGTIEVVKKIISKKAIGAIATHDIEVCLTTNEYPDILTNQCFEVEIQNNDLHFDYKLRNGICKNKSATFLMQKMGVI; encoded by the coding sequence ATGAAAGCATATCAGGACAAAATCGAAATTTATTCAGAACTATATCATAAAACCAACAAAAAATATAACAGCATAAGCCTTTTGAGGCTGTTAAGTATTTTTCTTTTATTGTTTTTTATGTTCCATTACATTAAAACAGACGAAATACTTTATGTTATTCTAGCTGTTTTATCTTTTGCTGGTTTTATTTTTTTAATGAAAATACATTCGCGATTATCATTTCAGAAACTGTTTGCCGATACGCTTCTAAAAATTAATCAAAACGAAATTACTTTCTTAAAAAGAGAAAAAACGCCTTTTGAAAATGGAGTGGAATTTATCGATTTTCATCATCCTTACGCTTATGATTTAGATATTTTTGGAGAACATTCTTTATTTCAAAATCTAAATAGAACATCGACATTTATTGGAAAAAAAACACTTGCCAATCTCTTGTTGCATACACTTTCTGAAACTGAAATTTTAGAAAATCAAGAAGCTGTAAAGGAATTAAAAGATAAACTGGACTGGCGACAAGAATTTCAAGCTTTAGGTATCATCAGTCAAGATTCTAAAACATCTTATGAAGCTATAAACTATTGGGCTTCTTTTAAAAACAATTCTTTACCTAAAGTATTAAATGCACTTTCATTTATTCTGCCAGCCTTGTTTTTTGGAACTTTGGCTGCTTATTTTATTACTTCAAAAGCTATTATTCTTTCGTATTTAACCTATATTTTTATCGCCAATCTAATTGTTTTAGGAAGAGCAGTAAAAAGAATCCAATCGGAAATTGCAAAAGCAGATAATGTCGATAAAATTATAAAACAATACAGTTTACTGATTGAAAAAATTGAAAATGAATCTTTCCAATCTAAAAAGTTAATTGATCTACAAAAAAAACTTGTTTTTAAGAATACCAAAGCAAGCCAGCATTTGAAACAGCTTTCAGAGTTATTTTCCAGAATGGATACCATCAATAATTTTGTAACCGCAACTTTATTCAACGGAACGTTTTTATTTAACCTACATGTTTTAAAAGCGCTTTTAAAATGGAAAGAAAATTATTCTTCTGAAATTAAACATTGGATTTCTATTATTGGCGAAGTTGAAGCTTTAAACAGTCTTGCCAATTTAGCTTACAATAATACTGATTTTGTTTTCCCGGAAATCAATTCTGAATATAAAATTGAATTCAAAAACCTAAGTCATCCATTATTAAATCCTGCGACGAGAATTGGAAATGATACTAATTTTCATCCGCTTTCTTTCGTAATTCTGACGGGTTCTAATATGTCGGGGAAAAGTACCTTTTTAAGAAGTTTAGGAATCAATATGGTGCTTGGTGGAATTGGCTCAGTTGTTTGTGCTTCAGAAGCTAAAATACATCCACTTCCAGTATTAGTTTCAATGCGATTATCTGATTCTCTTTCTGATAGTGAGTCTTACTTTTTTGCTGAAATTAAACGTTTAAAACAGATCATGGATGCACTTGAAAATCAGCCTGCTTTTGTTTTATTAGATGAGATTTTGAGAGGAACAAATTCTGACGATAAAAGAAACGGAACGATTGAAGTTGTCAAAAAGATAATTTCTAAAAAAGCCATCGGAGCAATCGCCACACATGATATTGAAGTATGCTTGACAACAAACGAATATCCTGATATTTTAACCAATCAATGTTTTGAAGTTGAAATTCAAAACAACGATTTACACTTTGATTACAAACTAAGAAATGGTATTTGTAAAAATAAAAGTGCTACATTTTTGATGCAGAAAATGGGCGTTATTTAA
- a CDS encoding winged helix-turn-helix transcriptional regulator — MASSKKRSECPISTSLEIWGDKWSLLIIRDLMFKQQCTYGDFLKSEEKIATNILASRLLVLEENNIIVKLEHPESKAKVLYQLTEKGIELFPILVEISLWAEKYYDIPKERESIIAKAKNNKTEFIAKGIQKMKEGLN, encoded by the coding sequence ATGGCGAGTTCAAAAAAAAGATCAGAATGCCCAATAAGCACGTCTTTAGAGATATGGGGAGATAAATGGTCGCTGTTGATTATCAGAGATTTGATGTTTAAACAGCAATGTACCTACGGAGATTTTTTAAAATCGGAAGAGAAAATAGCAACCAATATTCTGGCCAGCAGACTTTTGGTCTTAGAAGAAAACAATATAATCGTTAAACTGGAACATCCAGAAAGCAAAGCAAAGGTGCTGTATCAATTAACAGAAAAAGGAATTGAGCTGTTTCCTATTTTGGTAGAAATCAGTTTGTGGGCAGAGAAATATTACGATATTCCTAAAGAAAGAGAAAGTATTATTGCTAAAGCCAAAAACAATAAGACTGAGTTTATAGCAAAGGGAATACAGAAAATGAAGGAAGGCTTGAATTAA
- a CDS encoding SDR family oxidoreductase, with protein MNLKGKTILITGGASGIGLESAKQFLALGANVIITGRNKEKLDQAKKLYPQLTAIQNDVSNPDDALKLYHIAESLGGIDILYNNAGVSNPTNNLAKANDKITEMAAYEMDINYISVVRLNNLFLKMLQNRPEAAIINTTSILSYVPSNLAPTYSATKAALRFYTASLRNHLEVAKSNIKVFELLPPLVATEMAKGIDAKTITPETLVKALLDGIQKNKFTIRVGDTKVVYFLSRFFPKTAYKLINPVKNSIKLSA; from the coding sequence ATGAACTTAAAAGGAAAAACAATCTTAATCACTGGCGGTGCTTCAGGAATAGGTTTAGAATCTGCTAAGCAATTTTTAGCTCTTGGCGCTAATGTCATCATTACGGGAAGAAATAAAGAAAAATTAGATCAAGCTAAAAAACTTTACCCTCAATTAACAGCCATTCAAAATGATGTTTCAAATCCAGACGATGCATTAAAACTTTACCATATAGCAGAATCTCTAGGCGGAATCGACATTCTTTACAATAATGCTGGAGTTTCGAATCCGACAAATAATTTGGCTAAAGCCAATGATAAAATAACAGAAATGGCCGCTTATGAAATGGATATTAATTACATCTCGGTTGTAAGACTAAACAATTTGTTTTTAAAAATGCTTCAAAACCGACCAGAAGCAGCAATTATTAATACCACTTCCATCTTAAGTTATGTCCCTTCCAATCTTGCTCCAACTTATTCAGCAACAAAAGCGGCACTTCGTTTTTATACCGCTTCATTACGAAATCATTTGGAAGTAGCGAAAAGCAATATAAAGGTTTTTGAACTTTTGCCCCCATTAGTAGCGACGGAAATGGCCAAAGGAATAGATGCTAAAACTATTACACCCGAAACTCTTGTAAAAGCTCTACTAGATGGAATACAAAAAAACAAGTTTACTATTCGTGTAGGCGATACCAAAGTGGTCTATTTCTTAAGCCGCTTTTTTCCAAAAACTGCTTATAAACTAATTAATCCAGTAAAAAACAGCATCAAATTATCAGCTTAA
- a CDS encoding PaaI family thioesterase: MDNKRLDFLQSYIGKHFTGSPSPFAHWLNGKVIAVEKENVEFEFEVRKEMTNPVGMLHGGVTAGMIDDCIGVNFMVLGLEKFYPTINLYIDYFNPAFELQTVIVKTTLAKLGKTIINIKAEVINKNTAKIMAQASANLALSEVKIPV; encoded by the coding sequence ATGGACAATAAAAGACTAGATTTTCTGCAGAGTTATATCGGTAAACATTTTACGGGAAGCCCTTCTCCTTTTGCACATTGGTTAAACGGAAAAGTGATTGCCGTTGAAAAAGAAAATGTCGAATTTGAATTTGAAGTCAGAAAAGAAATGACGAATCCAGTTGGTATGCTTCACGGTGGCGTTACAGCGGGAATGATTGATGATTGCATTGGTGTAAATTTCATGGTTTTAGGCCTCGAAAAGTTTTATCCGACAATCAACTTATACATTGATTATTTTAATCCTGCATTCGAATTACAAACCGTAATTGTAAAAACTACTTTGGCGAAATTGGGAAAAACGATTATCAATATTAAAGCAGAAGTAATCAATAAAAATACTGCTAAAATTATGGCTCAAGCAAGTGCAAACTTAGCGTTAAGCGAGGTTAAGATTCCTGTTTAA
- a CDS encoding Na+/H+ antiporter: MENITVIIMLLFGVAFLSLVSKRYNFPIPIVLVLCGVIISVVPGLPVVALSPEIVFIIFLPPLLYHAAWHTSWSDFKQSIRPITLAAVGLVFFTTGLVAVVAHWLIDDISWPLAFLLGAIVSPPDAVSATAITKGLGLNPRLIAILEGESLVNDASGLVAYKYALTAITAGNFILWQAGLNFVLMSILGIGIGLAIGFVMYYIHKRFVCDDIIEVTLTLLTPFSSYLLAEHFHGSGVLAVVTTGLFLAARSGTIFSHESRIMTNTIWDVLNNILNGLIFILIGLQLRQIMEGISSYSGTSLFIWGAVISVVVIVVRFLWVVPATILPRMLSKRIRAKEEFDYRNMIVFGWSGMRGVVSMAAALALPLMLNKTEEFPLRNLIIYLVFCVILSTLVIQGLTLPWLIKKLKIERYSILAEEYDIRNKIVSETITHIEDNFSLLDDELLHNIKSKYEVKFNRLQKTELPANFFGNGKVLGGQIFNEFTRVQIDLLNVERNKLETMHKKGSVNEEIFRKIEKELDLEETRLWMEMYEE, translated from the coding sequence ATGGAGAATATTACCGTTATTATAATGCTGCTTTTTGGTGTAGCATTTTTAAGTCTAGTTAGTAAAAGATATAATTTTCCAATACCTATTGTTTTAGTGCTTTGCGGTGTAATTATTAGTGTCGTGCCAGGACTTCCGGTTGTTGCGCTAAGCCCTGAAATTGTTTTTATTATTTTTCTGCCGCCACTTTTGTATCACGCTGCTTGGCATACCAGCTGGTCTGATTTTAAACAATCTATCCGTCCGATAACTTTAGCAGCTGTTGGTTTGGTGTTTTTTACTACTGGATTAGTTGCTGTTGTGGCGCATTGGCTTATAGATGATATTTCTTGGCCGTTAGCCTTTTTACTTGGTGCTATTGTTTCGCCTCCAGATGCAGTTTCAGCAACTGCGATTACAAAAGGATTAGGATTAAATCCAAGATTAATTGCCATTTTGGAAGGAGAAAGTCTGGTTAACGATGCCAGCGGGCTTGTAGCTTATAAATATGCTTTAACCGCTATTACAGCTGGAAATTTTATCTTATGGCAAGCAGGATTAAACTTTGTTCTAATGTCAATTTTGGGTATTGGAATTGGATTAGCGATTGGATTTGTAATGTACTATATTCATAAAAGATTTGTTTGCGATGACATTATTGAGGTAACACTTACACTGCTAACGCCATTTTCATCTTATTTGCTTGCGGAACATTTTCATGGATCAGGAGTTTTGGCAGTCGTAACTACTGGACTTTTTCTAGCAGCGAGATCAGGGACTATTTTTTCTCACGAAAGCCGGATTATGACCAATACGATATGGGATGTTTTAAATAATATTCTAAACGGTTTGATCTTTATTTTAATTGGATTGCAGTTAAGACAGATTATGGAAGGAATCAGCAGTTATTCTGGAACTTCATTATTTATTTGGGGAGCTGTTATTAGCGTTGTCGTCATTGTTGTGCGTTTTTTGTGGGTTGTTCCCGCTACGATTTTGCCAAGAATGCTCAGCAAACGAATACGAGCCAAAGAAGAATTTGATTACCGAAACATGATTGTTTTTGGTTGGTCGGGAATGCGTGGTGTGGTTTCTATGGCAGCTGCTTTGGCGCTTCCGCTAATGTTGAATAAAACAGAAGAATTCCCCCTTCGTAATCTGATTATTTACCTTGTTTTTTGTGTGATATTGTCTACTTTAGTTATTCAAGGACTTACGCTTCCTTGGCTGATTAAAAAACTAAAAATTGAACGTTATTCTATTTTAGCAGAAGAATATGATATTCGAAATAAAATTGTTTCTGAAACGATAACTCATATCGAAGATAATTTTTCTTTATTGGATGATGAATTATTGCACAACATTAAAAGTAAGTATGAAGTAAAATTTAACCGACTGCAAAAAACGGAACTTCCTGCTAACTTTTTTGGAAATGGAAAAGTATTAGGCGGACAGATTTTTAATGAGTTTACCAGAGTACAAATTGATCTTTTGAATGTGGAGCGAAATAAACTGGAAACCATGCATAAAAAAGGTTCTGTAAACGAAGAAATTTTTAGAAAAATCGAAAAAGAACTGGATTTAGAAGAAACCCGCTTGTGGATGGAAATGTACGAAGAATAA
- the ribB gene encoding 3,4-dihydroxy-2-butanone-4-phosphate synthase translates to MISTEISPLIQFGITSQKRVENTLEQLKSGKGILLIDDENRENEGDLIFSAEHMNVSVMALMIRECSGIVCLCLTNEKADQLELPYMVKDNTSSFQTPFTITIEAKNGVTTGVSAADRITTIKTAIASNAKADDLARPGHIFPLRAKNNGVLERNGHTEGSVDLMKLANLKPEAVLCELMNEDGTMAKLNEIVSFAQRHDLLVLSIEDIIYYRKFVRDYN, encoded by the coding sequence ATGATAAGTACAGAAATAAGTCCGTTAATTCAATTTGGGATCACGAGCCAAAAACGTGTTGAAAATACTTTAGAACAACTTAAAAGCGGAAAAGGAATTCTGCTGATTGATGACGAAAATCGGGAAAACGAAGGCGATTTGATTTTTTCTGCCGAACATATGAACGTTTCCGTTATGGCTCTTATGATACGCGAATGCAGTGGTATTGTCTGTTTGTGTTTAACCAATGAAAAAGCCGATCAACTGGAACTTCCCTATATGGTAAAAGACAATACCAGCAGTTTTCAAACTCCTTTTACTATTACAATTGAAGCTAAAAATGGCGTAACCACAGGAGTTTCTGCTGCCGACCGAATCACTACAATCAAAACTGCAATTGCTTCGAATGCTAAAGCCGACGATTTAGCAAGACCTGGACATATTTTTCCTTTAAGAGCAAAAAATAATGGCGTTTTAGAACGAAACGGTCATACCGAAGGAAGTGTCGATTTAATGAAACTCGCTAATCTAAAACCCGAAGCCGTTCTTTGTGAATTAATGAATGAAGATGGAACAATGGCAAAATTAAACGAAATTGTTAGTTTTGCTCAACGACACGATTTACTAGTTTTATCAATTGAAGATATTATCTATTACCGTAAATTCGTGCGAGATTATAACTAA
- a CDS encoding Crp/Fnr family transcriptional regulator → MIYEQLSNYIKKNIQVSDEDLNTILSYFKPLKKTKNELLLAQGQISQQTFFVGKGCVRIFFINEEGKDVTRYIAFENQFATALVSFITKNPSQENIQVIEKSELLTITHEDFNYLMKIIPQWREFYSNYLEKAYVNNANRLMSFTTMDALERYHQLLKINPAIVKRLPNKIVASYINISQETLSRLKSRV, encoded by the coding sequence ATGATATACGAACAGCTAAGTAATTACATCAAAAAAAACATTCAAGTTTCTGATGAAGATTTAAATACGATTCTTTCCTATTTTAAACCTCTGAAGAAAACAAAAAATGAGTTATTGCTTGCACAGGGACAAATCAGTCAGCAGACTTTTTTTGTTGGAAAAGGCTGTGTTCGTATCTTTTTTATTAATGAAGAAGGAAAAGATGTTACCCGATATATTGCTTTCGAAAATCAGTTTGCGACTGCTTTGGTCAGTTTTATAACTAAAAATCCTTCGCAGGAAAATATTCAAGTAATTGAGAAATCTGAATTACTTACTATTACACATGAAGATTTTAATTATTTGATGAAAATTATTCCGCAATGGCGTGAATTTTACAGCAATTATTTAGAAAAAGCGTATGTAAATAATGCCAACAGATTAATGTCATTTACAACGATGGATGCTTTGGAAAGATACCATCAGCTTTTGAAAATTAATCCTGCTATTGTAAAAAGGCTTCCTAATAAAATTGTAGCTTCTTATATAAATATTTCGCAGGAAACTTTGAGTCGATTGAAATCTAGGGTTTGA
- a CDS encoding fatty acid desaturase family protein, with protein MKIQKHLIEEISIEKKLRKNPLLIPLTTFLFAFILLSLIGYCMYLYEAGFYWTFLPAGLLVHSFLILTVHEGSHKAITKTKFDRFILNLCSALVFLPFYGEHYRKYHLIHHGYTNTDLDPLASPMSQKIYQKYRYLYILLESIPALYTFYLIFDFNKREDSKKFNNILKINRLYFTISICVSVVWFFIIKPPIYFVLLTLFVLNIISAIRSWCEHMGTSLEHKTNTYWFPLGFGIGNHDVHHEHPNLSWLTLTIGLFKREKNSNPIKTIRGILFDKSFTFYKVK; from the coding sequence ATGAAAATTCAAAAACACTTAATAGAAGAAATTTCTATCGAAAAAAAACTTAGAAAAAATCCTTTGCTAATACCCTTAACCACTTTTTTGTTTGCTTTCATTTTGCTTTCTTTAATTGGGTATTGTATGTACTTATATGAAGCCGGATTTTATTGGACATTTTTACCAGCTGGTCTTCTCGTACATTCTTTTCTAATACTTACGGTTCATGAGGGATCTCATAAAGCAATAACCAAAACTAAATTTGACCGTTTTATTTTAAATTTATGTTCAGCTTTAGTCTTTTTGCCTTTTTATGGAGAACACTATAGAAAATACCACTTAATTCATCACGGATATACCAACACAGATTTAGATCCACTTGCTTCTCCGATGTCCCAAAAAATATATCAAAAATATAGATATTTATATATTCTGCTGGAATCAATTCCTGCTTTATATACTTTCTATTTAATTTTTGACTTTAATAAAAGAGAAGATTCTAAAAAATTCAACAACATATTAAAAATCAACAGACTCTATTTTACAATTTCAATATGTGTTAGTGTTGTTTGGTTTTTTATTATAAAACCTCCTATCTATTTTGTGCTGCTTACCCTTTTTGTCTTAAATATTATCTCGGCAATAAGAAGCTGGTGTGAACACATGGGCACTTCTTTAGAGCATAAAACAAATACGTACTGGTTTCCTTTAGGATTTGGCATTGGAAATCACGACGTGCATCACGAACATCCTAATCTTTCGTGGCTTACCTTAACAATTGGCTTATTTAAACGAGAGAAAAATTCTAATCCGATAAAAACTATAAGAGGGATTTTATTTGATAAGTCCTTTACTTTTTATAAAGTAAAATAG